A stretch of Armatimonadota bacterium DNA encodes these proteins:
- a CDS encoding carboxypeptidase regulatory-like domain-containing protein, whose protein sequence is MNMRPNTYLLLALCAAPVLLAGCGGLPASTEPTGAIVVFAAFEGPEDDAPTIRSIAQVVIGGVRGQFDGPSERELILRNIPFGDEDPPKQPMTVTAPGYKTVSQQLELRKDIATFVDLTMEAVDTTLTGTVQATVKGSDGAPLVNALVTFIPAGGGDDDTVSGFTDSAGVVAVGGIPIGPVTVEAVAAGYLPETIDITVQPDAGGTNSPLTFTLLSGDTKVTVRGLVSDLRLQTPIAGVTVAIADLPPVQTGADGRFTVPDVPVGKKPIKATLSGYDDYEDEINVLPGMGTVQVLMSRASGEPPGVPHTIAGTVTLLGAPDNAGAVVVAFNINRGSEMARYTTGADGRYYLFVPAGRYELRVTFGSRTITRTVDYEGEGRVLDGIDFTLSASP, encoded by the coding sequence TTGAACATGCGACCGAACACATATCTCCTGCTCGCTCTCTGCGCGGCTCCCGTCCTTCTGGCGGGTTGCGGCGGGCTTCCTGCGAGCACCGAACCCACCGGCGCCATCGTGGTCTTCGCGGCCTTCGAGGGCCCGGAGGATGATGCGCCCACGATCCGGTCTATCGCGCAGGTCGTCATCGGCGGCGTCCGCGGGCAGTTCGACGGCCCCTCTGAGCGCGAACTGATCCTGCGCAATATCCCCTTCGGTGACGAAGACCCGCCGAAGCAGCCGATGACTGTCACCGCACCGGGATACAAGACCGTGTCCCAGCAGCTCGAATTGCGCAAGGACATCGCCACTTTTGTCGATCTCACCATGGAAGCGGTGGATACCACCCTCACGGGGACCGTGCAGGCCACGGTGAAAGGCTCAGACGGGGCGCCGCTCGTGAACGCCCTCGTGACCTTCATCCCGGCGGGCGGCGGAGATGATGACACCGTCTCGGGCTTTACGGACTCCGCGGGTGTGGTGGCAGTGGGCGGCATACCCATCGGTCCGGTCACGGTGGAAGCCGTGGCTGCCGGGTATTTGCCCGAAACCATCGACATTACCGTTCAGCCCGATGCAGGTGGCACAAACTCGCCGCTGACTTTCACGCTCCTGAGTGGCGATACGAAGGTGACGGTGCGCGGCCTTGTCTCGGACCTGCGCCTGCAGACGCCAATCGCGGGGGTCACCGTGGCAATCGCTGACCTGCCCCCCGTGCAGACCGGCGCCGACGGCCGCTTCACCGTGCCGGACGTGCCTGTCGGGAAAAAGCCTATCAAGGCCACGTTGTCGGGATACGACGATTACGAGGATGAGATCAATGTCCTGCCGGGGATGGGTACCGTGCAGGTGCTTATGTCCCGAGCTTCGGGCGAGCCACCGGGCGTGCCGCACACCATCGCCGGGACCGTGACGCTTCTGGGTGCGCCGGACAATGCGGGCGCGGTTGTGGTGGCCTTCAACATCAACCGCGGCTCCGAGATGGCCCGCTATACCACGGGCGCCGACGGCCGCTACTACCTGTTCGTTCCGGCGGGTAGGTACGAACTGCGGGTGACCTTCGGATCGCGCACCATCACCCGCACGGTGGACTACGAGGGCGAGGGCCGGGTGCTGGACGGCATCGACTTCACCCTCAGCGCGTCACCGTAA
- a CDS encoding CBS domain-containing protein, which translates to MKAKEIMTTPVLAIEETDRAQHAVEIMADNDISGLPVVNGREELVGIVTERDLLLLERQQPPMMKTALYGLWITPQHLIEQDAEWRGLEVKDVMTRKVVTFGPEDKVIDIAKAMHDKGINRVPIVDGGKIVGIISRKDIIRAMAKGLSLE; encoded by the coding sequence ATGAAAGCAAAGGAAATCATGACCACGCCGGTGCTGGCAATCGAGGAGACCGACCGCGCACAGCACGCCGTGGAGATAATGGCCGACAACGACATCAGCGGACTGCCGGTTGTCAACGGCAGGGAAGAGCTTGTGGGAATCGTCACGGAACGCGACCTGCTGCTCCTCGAACGGCAGCAACCGCCCATGATGAAGACCGCGCTCTACGGCCTGTGGATCACGCCCCAGCATCTCATCGAGCAGGACGCGGAATGGCGCGGGCTTGAGGTTAAGGACGTGATGACCCGGAAAGTGGTCACTTTCGGGCCCGAGGACAAAGTGATCGACATCGCCAAGGCCATGCATGACAAGGGCATCAACCGCGTGCCCATTGTGGATGGCGGGAAGATTGTGGGGATTATCTCGCGCAAGGATATTATCCGCGCCATGGCCAAAGGCCTGTCGCTGGAGTAG
- a CDS encoding Gfo/Idh/MocA family oxidoreductase: protein MVEIKAAFIGAGGNAQGHMQRFAEVEGTRIVAVCDINEALASEVGARFNAPAYSDHHAMLDEIDADAVYVSVPPFAHTDAEILAAQKGCAVFVEKPVCLDMDKGLEILEAIESNHVLSCVGFQLRLLDPVNRAKKWLSDRTIAMVSSHRWGGLPGTPWWRVMSRSGGQLVEQTVHQVDAIRYVTGDEVAEVYAQYALRTMGDVENLDIPDSQAVLFKFKSGMLGTLSTSPMMTKGGGKSDVVFLLRDQILTLGFGGNSLAPETDEWLCAPPEPAPNIDEVFAQAIRAGDQSLLPCSYREGLMSTDVVLTANRSAISGKPEKPVLA from the coding sequence ATGGTGGAGATCAAGGCCGCTTTCATCGGGGCCGGAGGCAATGCGCAGGGGCACATGCAGCGCTTTGCAGAGGTCGAGGGAACCCGCATCGTCGCGGTCTGCGACATCAACGAGGCTCTGGCAAGCGAGGTGGGCGCCAGGTTCAACGCCCCCGCCTATAGCGATCATCACGCGATGCTCGATGAGATCGACGCCGACGCGGTCTACGTGAGCGTGCCGCCTTTCGCCCACACGGATGCAGAGATTCTCGCGGCGCAGAAGGGTTGCGCGGTGTTCGTAGAAAAGCCCGTCTGCCTGGACATGGACAAAGGTCTCGAGATACTCGAGGCCATCGAGTCCAATCATGTGCTGTCCTGCGTGGGATTTCAGTTGCGTCTGCTGGACCCGGTGAACCGGGCGAAGAAGTGGCTGTCGGACCGCACCATTGCGATGGTCTCCTCCCACCGCTGGGGTGGGCTGCCCGGGACCCCGTGGTGGCGGGTCATGTCTCGCTCCGGTGGCCAGCTTGTGGAGCAGACTGTGCACCAGGTAGACGCAATTCGCTACGTCACCGGGGACGAGGTGGCGGAGGTATACGCCCAGTATGCCCTGCGCACTATGGGTGACGTGGAGAATCTGGACATCCCGGATTCCCAGGCGGTCTTGTTCAAGTTCAAGTCGGGCATGCTGGGCACTCTGAGCACCAGCCCGATGATGACCAAAGGCGGGGGGAAGAGCGACGTGGTGTTCCTCCTGCGCGACCAGATCCTGACCCTCGGCTTCGGTGGGAATTCTCTGGCGCCCGAGACCGACGAGTGGCTCTGCGCGCCGCCGGAACCCGCGCCGAACATCGATGAGGTGTTCGCGCAGGCAATCCGTGCCGGGGATCAGTCGCTGCTTCCGTGCTCCTATCGCGAGGGCCTGATGAGCACCGACGTGGTGCTTACGGCCAACCGCTCGGCGATTTCAGGCAAGCCTGAAAAGCCCGTGCTGGCCTAA
- a CDS encoding pyrimidine 5'-nucleotidase yields MPETIRAILFDLDNTLYDAEAGLQDEGDRRITRWIMEQLGLPHDEADELRLRTWKQYGTTASGLQAEYGIDARGLYAATISQIEPAEYLDPWPELAAMLAALPVSRHVFTNATEVYAWKVLAALSVSDLFERVFGIEYCEYLCKPNRASYERILEDLGVPACQVAFVEDNPGNLTPALDLGMVTVLVGRRPGEADLRIDSILHLGRALSAAGLTP; encoded by the coding sequence ATGCCCGAGACCATCAGAGCAATTCTCTTCGACCTGGACAACACCCTCTACGACGCCGAAGCCGGGCTGCAGGACGAGGGCGACCGCCGCATCACGCGCTGGATCATGGAGCAGCTTGGACTACCCCATGATGAAGCAGACGAACTGCGCCTGCGCACCTGGAAGCAGTACGGCACTACCGCCAGCGGGCTCCAGGCGGAATACGGGATAGACGCACGGGGCCTGTATGCGGCGACGATCAGCCAGATCGAACCCGCCGAGTACCTGGACCCGTGGCCCGAACTTGCAGCGATGCTTGCCGCCCTGCCGGTCTCGCGACATGTATTCACCAATGCAACCGAGGTCTATGCCTGGAAGGTTCTGGCGGCACTGAGCGTAAGTGATCTGTTCGAGAGAGTCTTCGGCATCGAGTACTGCGAGTACCTGTGTAAGCCGAACCGGGCATCCTACGAGCGCATTCTGGAGGACCTAGGGGTTCCCGCCTGTCAGGTCGCTTTCGTGGAAGATAACCCGGGCAACCTGACGCCCGCGCTTGACCTGGGAATGGTGACTGTGCTGGTGGGCCGGCGGCCGGGCGAGGCAGACCTGCGCATCGACTCGATCCTCCATCTCGGGCGGGCCCTCTCCGCCGCAGGCCTCACACCCTGA
- a CDS encoding alpha/beta hydrolase encodes MYRISFVFVQIAAAVTLAFAVPCSCIAQPAQGRPRPQQAQARPQPPSDVEVVRDVTYLTVDGRALRLNIARPKTPPADPMPVIVFIHGGAWRSGNADPSRNYPLAQRGYFTASIEYRLSQEALFPAQIHDCKAAIRWIRKYARELNVDPNRIGVWGSSAGGHLVALLGTSIGVQALEGPGNEGFSSAVQCVVDMFGPSDLPALLGKPSNIDRTRPDCPEAQLIGGLIADNLEKARAASPVTYVDGNEPPFLILHGTEDPTVPFNQSEILDEALRKVGADVTFVPVKGAGHGFFGPTIQPGTAEIDKMIAEFFDRHLSRR; translated from the coding sequence ATGTATCGCATCTCCTTCGTTTTCGTGCAGATCGCAGCGGCGGTGACGCTGGCTTTCGCCGTGCCCTGTTCATGCATCGCCCAGCCTGCCCAGGGCCGACCCCGGCCTCAACAGGCGCAGGCACGGCCTCAGCCTCCTTCGGATGTCGAGGTTGTCCGCGACGTGACGTATCTCACCGTGGACGGCCGCGCTTTGCGGTTGAACATCGCGCGCCCGAAAACCCCGCCCGCCGATCCGATGCCGGTGATTGTCTTCATCCACGGGGGCGCCTGGCGCTCGGGGAACGCCGACCCATCTCGCAACTACCCTTTAGCCCAGAGGGGATATTTCACCGCCAGCATCGAGTACCGGCTGTCCCAGGAAGCGCTGTTCCCGGCTCAGATCCACGACTGCAAAGCGGCGATCCGCTGGATCCGCAAGTACGCGAGGGAACTCAACGTCGACCCCAATCGCATCGGCGTGTGGGGCTCGTCAGCAGGCGGGCACCTGGTGGCCTTGCTGGGAACGTCGATTGGTGTGCAGGCGCTGGAGGGCCCGGGGAACGAGGGCTTCAGCAGCGCGGTTCAGTGTGTGGTGGACATGTTCGGCCCATCCGACCTCCCGGCCCTCCTGGGCAAGCCCAGCAATATCGACCGTACCCGCCCCGACTGCCCGGAAGCTCAGCTCATCGGCGGGCTCATCGCCGACAACCTGGAGAAGGCCCGCGCAGCCAGCCCAGTGACGTACGTGGACGGCAATGAGCCGCCGTTCCTGATTCTGCACGGCACCGAGGACCCCACGGTTCCCTTCAACCAGTCCGAGATACTGGACGAGGCTCTGCGGAAAGTGGGTGCGGATGTGACCTTCGTTCCCGTCAAAGGCGCGGGGCATGGGTTCTTCGGCCCGACCATCCAACCGGGCACCGCCGAGATCGACAAGATGATCGCGGAGTTCTTCGACCGCCACTTGTCCAGGCGGTAG
- the flgM gene encoding flagellar biosynthesis anti-sigma factor FlgM yields the protein MKIETSMVAAGGGVAAGKVSVRPTEGPTGAGPSVGPVAAGADEASLSQIARDFCVAQKALAATPDVREDKVAELRQKIADGTFEVNADLIADRIIEGGP from the coding sequence ATGAAGATTGAGACGAGCATGGTGGCTGCGGGTGGCGGTGTTGCTGCGGGGAAGGTATCGGTTCGCCCTACCGAAGGCCCGACTGGAGCGGGGCCAAGTGTGGGGCCGGTTGCCGCAGGGGCCGATGAGGCGAGTCTGAGCCAAATCGCGCGGGACTTCTGCGTCGCTCAAAAAGCGCTTGCGGCCACCCCTGATGTGCGCGAGGACAAGGTCGCAGAGTTGAGACAGAAGATCGCGGACGGAACCTTCGAGGTGAATGCCGACCTTATCGCGGACAGGATCATCGAAGGCGGCCCGTAG
- a CDS encoding sigma-70 family RNA polymerase sigma factor has product MTNTAENQAYQTAALVERARQGDSKAFASLVDLYKDRIYTYVLRMCHDPDEAADIAQDTFVRAYQSLGNFRGASSFQTWLYRIASNLVIDSVRRRQRRDDGNISLDAPVDTDDGEIGRQLPDERRGPAELAESADVRREVLEAVARISPKLRPVLVMYDLQGMSYQEIADILGCPLGTVKSRLFNARNQLKELLEERQLL; this is encoded by the coding sequence ATGACGAACACGGCCGAAAACCAGGCTTACCAGACCGCTGCACTCGTCGAGAGAGCACGGCAGGGCGATTCGAAGGCGTTCGCGAGCCTGGTCGACCTTTACAAGGACCGCATCTATACTTACGTCTTACGCATGTGCCACGACCCGGATGAGGCCGCGGACATCGCTCAAGACACCTTCGTGCGGGCATATCAGTCCCTGGGTAATTTCCGTGGGGCATCCAGTTTCCAGACATGGCTCTACCGTATCGCGAGCAATCTGGTTATCGATTCAGTTCGCCGCAGGCAGCGCCGGGATGACGGCAATATCTCCCTAGACGCGCCTGTGGACACGGATGACGGCGAAATCGGCAGACAGCTGCCTGATGAGCGCCGCGGGCCCGCGGAACTTGCCGAGAGCGCGGATGTGCGCCGCGAAGTACTCGAAGCTGTGGCCCGGATCTCGCCCAAACTCAGGCCCGTACTGGTGATGTATGATTTGCAGGGCATGAGCTACCAGGAGATCGCAGATATCCTGGGCTGTCCGCTTGGTACCGTGAAAAGCCGTCTGTTCAATGCACGCAACCAGCTGAAAGAGCTTCTCGAGGAGCGTCAGCTCCTGTGA
- a CDS encoding HD domain-containing protein, with the protein MLEKQFVEDLVENARVHSAFAVREKSLVAFRSKPGKFLNLVLSDRTGEITARVWDNAEEMAETFEPGDVVVVKGAVQEYQGQLQLIASQVRPAGIDEYDVADLVPTAGRSRDDLERWLDDTIDRVANPHLRALLDAFFREPNFREQMATAFGARSLHHSYAGGLLEHTLSVVHLLLAAAEIHPEMDRDLLIAGGLLHDIGKLEELAGVTVADYTDVGKFIGHTVLSDRMIQERIRGIEGFDPHLANLLAHMVLSHHGEREWGAPITPATMEACALHYADNMDARVQGFKQVIQAGASSEAEWSEYHRSYQRQIYLGRKERVSAEPGPDPSDESGGSDVGNGGQLAF; encoded by the coding sequence ATGCTTGAGAAGCAGTTCGTCGAGGACCTGGTGGAGAACGCCCGGGTCCATTCGGCTTTCGCGGTGAGGGAAAAGAGCCTCGTGGCATTCCGCAGCAAGCCGGGAAAGTTCCTGAACCTCGTACTCAGCGACCGCACGGGGGAGATCACCGCGCGGGTCTGGGACAACGCTGAGGAAATGGCCGAAACCTTCGAACCCGGAGATGTGGTGGTGGTCAAGGGCGCGGTGCAGGAATACCAGGGGCAACTGCAGCTCATCGCCTCTCAGGTGAGGCCGGCCGGGATCGATGAATATGACGTGGCAGACCTTGTGCCCACCGCGGGCCGGTCGCGGGATGATCTTGAGCGCTGGCTGGATGATACCATTGACCGCGTGGCAAACCCGCACCTGCGGGCGCTGCTGGACGCTTTCTTTCGGGAGCCGAACTTCCGGGAGCAGATGGCCACGGCCTTCGGCGCAAGATCGCTGCACCACTCTTATGCAGGCGGGCTGCTTGAGCACACGCTGTCGGTGGTTCACTTACTGCTCGCGGCGGCCGAGATTCACCCGGAAATGGACAGGGACCTGCTCATCGCCGGCGGACTGTTGCATGACATCGGGAAGCTGGAGGAGCTTGCGGGAGTCACCGTTGCAGACTACACTGACGTCGGCAAGTTCATCGGGCACACGGTGCTCAGCGACCGGATGATCCAGGAGCGCATCCGGGGCATCGAAGGATTCGACCCACACCTGGCGAACCTGCTGGCGCATATGGTCCTGAGCCACCACGGGGAGCGGGAATGGGGCGCACCCATAACCCCGGCCACCATGGAGGCTTGTGCCCTGCATTATGCGGATAACATGGATGCCCGGGTGCAGGGCTTCAAACAGGTTATTCAGGCCGGCGCGTCGTCAGAGGCGGAGTGGTCCGAGTACCACCGCTCATACCAGCGCCAGATTTACCTGGGGCGCAAGGAACGTGTGTCCGCTGAGCCCGGCCCGGACCCGTCTGACGAGTCCGGCGGCTCTGACGTCGGCAATGGTGGGCAGTTGGCGTTCTAG
- a CDS encoding ATP-binding protein, which produces MITRLAAWGYKCLSDVDVRVGPFNILVGPNATGKSTFLDVLGLLSDALQRNGDIDAAIRSRARTVRELVWQQSQDWFDLAVEARLPDHLRIAWSGESPWESVTYRVRMGVGADGATQAEEERVFGVPAEVADGFERRTQLPVSGLDPTRLPIVDRPAPEAAYQLLRRGGSGTSHFQAAGKSNAKWPYKPTATHLALAGTPEDPDRFAVLLWLRDILRDRVRFLQLNSTEMRKPCRPDAPRELQADGGNLPIVAARLRDNAPDRFRWWQEHVAGVLGGLKELRIEEQAHDRHLYLSAVFEGGPPVPSWLLSDGTLRFLAMTLIAYLQGSDTIYIIEEPENGIHPRALEAVMDSLSSVYQGQVFAATHSPLVVGLSKPEHLLCFDRNPDGSTAVLPGDQHPALRDWSRSISLADLYAAGVLG; this is translated from the coding sequence ATGATCACACGATTGGCGGCCTGGGGCTACAAGTGCCTGTCCGACGTGGACGTGCGCGTCGGACCCTTCAACATATTGGTGGGCCCCAACGCCACCGGCAAGAGCACCTTTCTCGATGTGCTTGGGCTGCTGTCAGATGCGCTCCAGCGAAATGGGGACATCGACGCGGCAATCCGCAGCCGCGCCCGCACCGTGCGCGAACTGGTCTGGCAGCAATCGCAGGACTGGTTCGATTTGGCTGTCGAGGCGCGATTACCCGATCACCTGCGGATAGCATGGAGTGGGGAATCCCCGTGGGAATCGGTGACGTACCGGGTACGCATGGGTGTCGGAGCCGATGGGGCGACACAGGCTGAGGAGGAGCGGGTCTTCGGAGTCCCCGCGGAAGTCGCCGATGGCTTTGAGCGACGAACACAGCTGCCCGTCAGCGGCTTGGACCCGACGCGTCTACCGATAGTGGACAGGCCGGCGCCCGAAGCCGCCTATCAGTTGCTGAGGCGAGGTGGAAGCGGCACCAGCCATTTCCAGGCAGCGGGAAAAAGCAACGCTAAATGGCCTTACAAGCCAACCGCGACCCACTTGGCGCTTGCCGGCACACCGGAGGACCCGGACAGATTCGCCGTCCTCCTCTGGCTCCGCGACATCTTGCGCGACCGAGTGCGGTTCCTGCAGCTCAATAGCACTGAGATGCGCAAGCCCTGCCGGCCTGATGCGCCCCGAGAACTCCAGGCGGATGGCGGGAATCTGCCCATTGTCGCGGCGCGTCTGAGGGACAACGCGCCGGACCGGTTCAGGTGGTGGCAGGAGCATGTTGCCGGGGTACTGGGCGGGCTCAAGGAGCTCCGGATAGAGGAGCAGGCGCACGACCGACACCTCTACCTGAGTGCGGTGTTTGAGGGCGGTCCGCCAGTGCCTTCGTGGCTGCTTTCCGATGGCACGCTGCGCTTTCTTGCGATGACACTCATCGCTTACCTGCAGGGCTCGGACACGATCTACATCATCGAGGAGCCCGAAAACGGCATTCATCCGCGCGCGCTGGAAGCTGTCATGGATTCCCTCTCATCCGTGTACCAAGGACAGGTCTTTGCGGCGACCCATTCGCCGCTTGTCGTGGGTCTGTCGAAGCCGGAGCACTTGCTTTGCTTCGACCGCAACCCAGACGGGTCAACCGCGGTTTTACCGGGCGACCAGCACCCGGCATTGCGAGACTGGAGTCGCAGCATATCGCTTGCTGATCTGTATGCGGCGGGTGTTCTCGGATGA